In Vigna unguiculata cultivar IT97K-499-35 chromosome 3, ASM411807v1, whole genome shotgun sequence, a single genomic region encodes these proteins:
- the LOC114175240 gene encoding uncharacterized protein LOC114175240, protein MQREAASLEQQQVVMQQMEVARVAAEDAHREWSLEDFLKYHLAKFDGKTSPDAADQWLKDLERIYDAKMCSAENKLAFFVYMLTGEAEHWWISTKSILEEREEPVTWEAFRERFLSEYFPNSIRYVKEVKFLQLTQGGKTVTEYVERFKHLSRFYTLPLDEKWRCRKFENGLRGDICLTVAPLSIKDFTALVEKSRVMEKMKREVESQRPQQPQPSQRIGGPSGSKPRHEERRTPYDRPHHQSQGSRSFSPQQGRV, encoded by the exons ATGCAGCGAGAggcggcgtcgcttgagcagcaacAGGTAGTGATGCAGCAAATGGAGGTTGCAAGagtagctgctgaggatgctcatcg ggagtggagcttGGAAGACTTTCTGAAGTATCACCTGGCGAAGTTTGACGGCAAGActagtcctgacgccgcagaccaatggctgaaggacctggagcgcATCTATGATGCAAAGATGTGCTCCGCGGAGAACAAATTGGCGTTCTTTGTGTATATGCTCACGGGAGAGGCAGAACATTGGTGGATCAGCACCAAATCCATCCTTGAGGAGAGAGAGGAGCCAGTGACGTGGGAGGCATTCAGGGAGAGATTCCTCTCCGAGTACTTTCCAAACAGTATTCGGTACGTCAAGGAGGTGAagttcctccagttgacccagggagggaagactgTGACAGAGTATGTTGAGAGATTCAAGcacctcagccgtttctacacccTGCCACTTGATGAGAagtggcgatgcaggaagttCGAGAATGGACTTCGCGGTGATATTTGCTTGACGGTGGCTCCTTTGTCAATCAAAGACTTTACCGCTCTGGTGGAGAAGTCtagggtgatggagaagatgaaacgTGAGGTGGAAAGCCAGCGCCCACAGCAGCCACAACCGTCTCAGAGGATTGgcggaccatctgggtccaagcccaGACATGAGGAGCGGAGGACACCGTATGACAGACCTCACCACCAGTCTCAGGGGTCTAGGAGTTTCTCTCCTCAGCAGGGTCGGGTGTAG
- the LOC114175239 gene encoding uncharacterized protein LOC114175239 translates to MEGYRRCNNCGKEGHFGKDCPNLARAATRPPIQTPHQHQQRDRNNRPQATDRVYAMTRAKAAGSSNLVMGRCVITGESLCVLYDSGATHSFVSIACVEHLGLQVRELQYCREKKLLFPNSEEPELLSSQGVVNELRGEEVSGLPPHREVEFFIDLVPGTGPVSMAPYCMAPAELVEVKKQIEELTAKQFIRSNTSPWEAPMLLVKKKDESSLFLKIDLRSRYHQILIKADDVEKTAFRSRYGHYEYVVMPFGVTHAPATQEEHAEHLRLVLGVMREKQLYAKLSKCEFWMDEVQFLGHVISAQSIVVDPTKIEAVVKWESPKSAIEIRSFVGHYLYRAQFCVFSDHKSLKYLFDQKELSIRQRRWMEFLKDYNFELLYHPGKANVVADALSRKMVELRSESIRCSTLTISSDFLDSVRERQLLDASLNRVREQLGSDEVRDFALGNDGILRFQGRICVPTDAEGMKKDVALFVSACLTCQKAKVEHQRPSGILQPLEIDTSVEMGQHLHGFCDPSAMDF, encoded by the exons ATGGAGGGTTACCgtaggtgcaacaactgtggcaaggaaggccactttgggaaggattgtcCCAACCTTGCTAGAGCAGCAACACGTCCTCCAATTCAGACTCCTCACCAGCACCAGCAGAGAGACAGAAACAATAGGCCTCAGGCGACAGACAGAGTGTATGCCATGACAAGAGCGAAAGCGGCAGGCTCAAGTAACCTTGTTATGGGTCGATGTGTGATTACGGGTGAATCTTtgtgtgtgttgtatgattctggagcgacacactcctttgtgtcaatTGCTTGTGTGGAACATCTGGGTCTGCAGGTGCGCGAGCTACAAt ATTGTCGAGAGAAGAAGCTGCTTTTTCCCAACTCAGAGGAACCTGAGTTGTTATCATCTCAAGGGGTTGTGAATGAACTACGAGGGG AAGAAGTGTCAGGGTTACCTCCCCacagagaggtggagttctttATCGATCTAGTGCCGGGGACGGGTCCGGTATCAATGGCTCCATACTGCATGGCTCCGGCGGAGTTGGTTGAAGTTAAGAAACAAATTGAGGAGCTAACGGCGAAGCAGTTTATACGATCCAACACTTCACCTTGGGAAGCACCAATGCtgttagtgaagaagaaggatgagaGTTCAt TGTTCTTGAAGATTGATCTGCGGTCGAGATACCATCAGATTTTgataaaggctgatgatgtagAGAAAACGGCCTTTAGGTCCAGATATGgtcactacgagtatgtggttatgccttttggtgtgacccaCGCTCCGGCG ACTCAGGAGGAGCATGCTGAACACCTGAGATTAGTGCTTGGCGTTATGAGGGAAAAGCAGTTGTATGCTAAGCTATCTAAatgcgagttctggatggacGAAGTGCAGTTTCTGGGCCATGTGATATCTGCACAAAGCATTGTAGTGGATCCAACGAAGATTGAGGCGGTggttaagtgggaaagtcctaagtctGCCatagagatcaggagctttgtggg GCACTATCTCTATCGTGCTCAGTTCTGTGTGTTCAGCGATCATAAGAGCCTCAAGTATTTGTTTGACCAGAAAGAGCTGAGCATAAGGCAGaggagatggatggaattcttgaaaGACTACAATTTTGAGCTGCTATATCATCCGGGGAAGGCCAATGTTGTagcagatgccttgagtaggaagatg GTAGAGTTGAGATCTGAGTCCATTAGatgtagtacccttactatatctagtgactttttGGACTCAGtcagagagaggcagttgttggatgccAGTCTAAACCGAGTCAGAGAACAACTTGGGTCGGATGAGGTTAGAGACTTTGCCTTGGGTAATGATGGTATACTGAGATTTCAGGGTAGAATCTGTGTACCTACTGATGCAGAA gggatgaagaaggatgtggcccTTTTTGTATCAGCCTGTCTGAcctgtcagaaggcgaaggtggagcaccaGAGGCCTAGTGGGATTCTACAGCCTTTGGAGATagataccagtgtggaaatgggacaacatctccatggattttgtgacccatCTGCCAtggacttttag